One Rhodospirillales bacterium DNA segment encodes these proteins:
- a CDS encoding SDR family oxidoreductase, with the protein MAEEFSAKGLFDLTGRTIIVTGGAVGIGKVYSKALGEVGANVVIADVAAEEGERLTQIINQAGGSSVFIETDVSDFKACQAMAKTAVDNFGAIHGLINNGALYACIPKRKDWTTIPEDEWDHLMAVNLKGIFNCCKAVHDTMVAQAYGKIVNISSSTWLTGTTGRLHYTTSKAGVVGFTRSISHDLGPEGICVNAVCPGLTKSETIGAIMPESHWKAREEKMKGSAAIPRLQMPEDLVGTVLFLLASASDYVTGQTIACEGGSNHL; encoded by the coding sequence ATGGCAGAAGAATTTTCAGCAAAGGGTCTATTTGATCTGACCGGCAGAACCATCATCGTCACCGGTGGGGCTGTGGGCATCGGCAAGGTTTATTCAAAAGCATTGGGCGAAGTTGGTGCCAATGTGGTGATCGCCGATGTCGCAGCAGAAGAAGGCGAACGGCTGACCCAGATTATCAACCAGGCGGGTGGCAGTTCGGTTTTCATTGAAACCGACGTGTCTGATTTCAAGGCCTGTCAGGCCATGGCAAAGACAGCCGTGGATAATTTTGGGGCCATTCACGGGCTGATTAACAATGGTGCCCTGTATGCCTGCATTCCCAAACGCAAGGACTGGACCACCATCCCCGAAGATGAATGGGATCATTTGATGGCGGTCAACCTGAAGGGCATCTTTAACTGCTGCAAGGCAGTCCATGACACCATGGTGGCACAGGCCTATGGCAAGATCGTCAATATTTCATCCTCAACCTGGCTGACCGGGACTACCGGGCGGTTGCATTACACCACGTCCAAAGCCGGCGTGGTCGGGTTCACCCGGTCCATTTCCCATGATCTTGGCCCCGAAGGCATCTGCGTCAATGCGGTCTGTCCGGGGTTGACCAAAAGTGAAACCATCGGTGCCATCATGCCGGAATCCCATTGGAAAGCCCGGGAAGAAAAAATGAAAGGCTCCGCCGCCATCCCCCGCCTGCAAATGCCCGAAGATCTGGTTGGCACAGTTTTGTTCCTGCTGGCATCTGCCAGTGATTACGTCACCGGACAGACCATCGCCTGTGAGGGCGGGTCCAACCACCTGTAG
- the sufB gene encoding Fe-S cluster assembly protein SufB, with protein MSAPDDTQDQDMDAVRAVTDGEYKYGFVTDLEQDFAPKGLNEDIVRFISAKKDEPEWLLEWRLKAFAHWKTLANHEPTWANVSYPEIDFQDLYYYAAPKSNKDGPKSLDEVDPKLLETYEKLGIPLQERAALAGIAVDAVFDSISVATTFKGKLAELGIIFCPMSEAVREHPDLVKRYLGAVVPQNDNFYACLNSAVFSEGSFVYIPKGVHCPMDLSTYFRINAAQTGQFERTLIIADEGSSVSYLEGCTAPMRDENQLHAAVVELVALKDADIKYSTVQNWYPGDANGKGGIYNFVTKRGACRGKNAKISWTQVETGSAITWKYPSVLLEAEGAVGEFYSVAITNNMQQADTGTKMIHLAPNTRSTIISKGISAGKSQNTYRGLVRINPKAENARNYTQCDTLLIGDACGGHTVPYIEVRNQSARVEHEATASKISDDQLFYCQSRGLGTEDAVSLIVNGFCKEVMQKLPMEFAVEAQKLLGVSLEGSVG; from the coding sequence ATGAGCGCCCCTGATGACACACAAGATCAAGACATGGATGCCGTGCGCGCCGTGACCGACGGCGAATACAAATATGGGTTTGTCACCGATCTGGAACAGGATTTTGCACCAAAGGGATTGAACGAAGACATCGTCCGTTTCATTTCGGCAAAAAAAGATGAGCCCGAATGGCTTTTGGAATGGCGCCTGAAGGCCTTTGCGCATTGGAAGACGCTGGCCAATCACGAACCGACCTGGGCCAATGTGTCTTATCCCGAAATCGATTTTCAGGACCTTTATTATTACGCCGCACCCAAATCAAACAAGGATGGGCCCAAAAGCCTGGACGAGGTTGATCCGAAATTATTGGAAACCTATGAAAAACTGGGCATCCCCTTGCAAGAACGCGCAGCCCTTGCGGGCATTGCCGTGGATGCCGTGTTTGATTCTATATCTGTTGCGACCACATTTAAGGGAAAACTTGCGGAACTGGGCATTATCTTTTGCCCGATGTCCGAAGCCGTGCGCGAACACCCGGATTTGGTGAAGCGTTATCTTGGTGCCGTTGTGCCCCAAAATGATAATTTTTATGCCTGCCTGAATTCGGCGGTGTTTTCCGAAGGCTCCTTTGTCTACATCCCAAAAGGGGTGCACTGCCCCATGGATCTTTCCACCTATTTTCGGATCAATGCCGCCCAGACCGGCCAGTTTGAACGCACCCTGATCATCGCCGATGAAGGCAGTTCCGTCAGCTACCTAGAAGGCTGCACCGCGCCCATGCGCGACGAAAACCAGTTGCACGCCGCCGTGGTGGAACTGGTGGCACTGAAAGATGCCGACATAAAATATTCCACCGTTCAAAATTGGTATCCGGGTGACGCCAATGGCAAAGGTGGCATTTACAATTTCGTCACCAAACGCGGGGCATGCCGCGGAAAGAATGCAAAAATTTCATGGACCCAGGTTGAAACCGGATCGGCCATCACCTGGAAATACCCATCTGTTTTGTTGGAAGCAGAAGGTGCTGTGGGTGAATTTTATTCCGTCGCCATTACCAACAACATGCAACAAGCCGACACCGGGACCAAAATGATCCACCTTGCCCCCAACACACGCTCTACCATTATTTCCAAGGGCATCTCAGCCGGGAAATCGCAAAACACATATCGGGGCCTCGTGCGGATCAACCCAAAGGCTGAGAATGCGCGGAACTACACCCAGTGCGACACGTTGTTGATTGGCGATGCCTGTGGTGGACACACCGTGCCCTATATCGAGGTGCGCAACCAGTCAGCGCGTGTTGAACACGAAGCAACCGCATCAAAAATTTCCGATGACCAGTTGTTTTATTGCCAAAGCCGTGGCCTTGGCACCGAAGACGCCGTGTCGTTGATCGTCAATGGTTTTTGCAAGGAAGTCATGCAAAAGCTGCCTATGGAATTCGCAGTCGAGGCGCAAAAGCTCCTTGGCGTCAGTTTAGAAGGAAGTGTTGGCTAA
- a CDS encoding iron-sulfur cluster assembly accessory protein — translation MSETTPTNERPKPVNLTQAAADQVQKILDKSDKPALGLRISVGEGGCSGKTYVMDYAFEIGANDDVVEDRGMTIVIDPMAALFIFGTEIDYEVKHLQSGFVFRNPNETGRCGCGESFSI, via the coding sequence ATGAGCGAAACAACACCCACGAATGAACGGCCCAAACCGGTCAACCTGACCCAGGCAGCAGCCGATCAAGTTCAAAAAATTCTGGATAAATCAGACAAACCGGCACTGGGGTTGCGCATCAGCGTTGGCGAAGGCGGATGCTCTGGCAAAACCTATGTCATGGATTACGCATTTGAAATTGGCGCCAATGACGACGTGGTCGAAGACCGGGGCATGACCATCGTCATTGATCCTATGGCTGCCCTGTTTATTTTCGGCACCGAAATTGACTACGAAGTTAAACACCTGCAATCAGGGTTCGTTTTCCGCAATCCCAATGAGACCGGCCGGTGTGGCTGCGGCGAATCCTTCAGTATCTAG
- a CDS encoding SUF system Fe-S cluster assembly regulator has protein sequence MIKLSRLADYAVVLLTQMGDDPKHVFNALDLSARTALPMPTVSKILATLARNDVLKSVRGAKGGYRLAATPDQISVADIIAAIDGPIALTQCVDDSTEDCTVQTLCPTRAGWHKINDAIHHALDQVSLAELTTPAPMLQEKSVSGGKQ, from the coding sequence ATGATTAAGCTATCCAGGCTCGCCGATTACGCCGTTGTCCTGCTCACCCAGATGGGCGATGACCCAAAGCATGTGTTTAACGCACTCGACCTGTCTGCGCGCACGGCGCTTCCCATGCCCACGGTCAGCAAAATTCTGGCAACGCTCGCCCGCAATGATGTTTTAAAAAGCGTGCGTGGGGCCAAGGGTGGCTACAGGCTTGCCGCAACGCCCGATCAAATTTCCGTCGCCGATATCATTGCTGCCATTGATGGCCCCATTGCCCTGACCCAATGCGTCGATGACAGCACCGAAGATTGCACCGTTCAAACCTTATGCCCAACGCGTGCCGGGTGGCACAAAATCAACGATGCCATCCATCATGCGCTGGATCAGGTATCCCTTGCAGAATTGACCACCCCAGCACCCATGTTGCAGGAAAAATCAGTCTCAGGAGGCAAACAATGA
- the sufC gene encoding Fe-S cluster assembly ATPase SufC translates to MLEIHGLHATIDGKEILKGLDLILPAGEVHAIMGPNGAGKSTLSYLLSGREGYTATSGEILFKGQNLLDMDTHERAQAGVFLAFQYPVEIPGVANSIFLKAAVNAQRQARGETPLDAMEFLKRARVSLKALDMDDSFLTRPINVGFSGGEKKRNEIFQMQMLAPALAILDETDSGLDIDALKLVARGVNDMRDAGRGMLVITHYQRLLDHIVPDRIHVLANGRIEKSGGKELALELEASGYGEITSANQSVA, encoded by the coding sequence CTGCTTGAAATTCATGGCCTCCATGCCACCATCGATGGCAAGGAAATCCTCAAAGGGCTGGACCTGATCCTGCCCGCGGGCGAAGTCCACGCCATCATGGGCCCCAATGGTGCGGGCAAATCGACCCTGTCATATCTGTTGTCTGGCCGCGAAGGCTACACGGCAACATCGGGGGAAATTCTGTTCAAAGGCCAAAACCTTTTGGACATGGATACCCATGAACGCGCACAAGCCGGGGTGTTTCTGGCCTTTCAATACCCGGTCGAAATTCCGGGTGTGGCCAATTCTATTTTTCTGAAAGCCGCCGTCAACGCCCAGCGTCAAGCCCGTGGGGAGACACCGCTGGATGCCATGGAGTTTCTCAAACGCGCACGCGTCTCGTTGAAAGCGCTGGATATGGATGACAGTTTCCTGACCCGGCCGATCAATGTCGGGTTTTCCGGCGGCGAAAAGAAACGCAATGAGATTTTTCAGATGCAAATGCTCGCCCCTGCTCTGGCCATTCTTGATGAAACCGATTCAGGCCTTGATATCGATGCCCTGAAACTGGTGGCGCGCGGCGTGAATGACATGCGCGATGCCGGTCGTGGCATGCTGGTCATCACCCATTACCAACGGCTTTTGGACCACATTGTTCCTGACCGCATCCATGTGCTTGCCAATGGCCGGATCGAAAAAAGCGGCGGCAAAGAACTGGCCCTCGAGCTTGAGGCATCAGGCTATGGGGAAATCACATCCGCCAATCAAAGTGTGGCTTAA
- a CDS encoding cysteine desulfurase, which yields MQRPFQPFYDAISNIGATHWGTKTMAKSTAIENTDGLITAPFDVASVRAQFPILSRQVHGKPLAFLDSAASAQKPECVIDSITHTYEHTYANVHRGVHLLSAETSEAYEAVREKTRAFINAAREEEIIFTSGTTAAINMVAQTWGRANLGEGDEILITEMEHHSNIVPWQILCEEKGCILRVIPIDDDGNLVFEKIESLLGPRTKLVSITQVSNALGTVLPIKAITEMAHHAGALVLIDGAQGVPHTRVDIIDLDCDFYAFSGHKLYGPTGTGVLYGKYDLLQAMPPWQGGGDMIRTVSFEHTEYADPPYRFEAGTPNIAGVIGLGAAIDWFAALDMPGLEAHEADLMAYGTEQLSQLKGLKIIGNAPQKAAVISFMLDYAHPHDIGTILDGEGVAIRTGHHCAQPVMDRLKIPATARASFGVYTNRADIDALVGAIDKVRELFG from the coding sequence ATGCAGCGACCCTTTCAACCCTTTTACGACGCCATTTCCAACATTGGCGCGACACATTGGGGGACAAAGACAATGGCTAAATCCACAGCCATAGAGAATACAGATGGGCTAATCACCGCACCCTTTGATGTCGCATCTGTGCGCGCCCAGTTCCCGATCCTTTCCCGCCAGGTCCATGGCAAACCGCTGGCCTTTCTGGACAGTGCTGCATCGGCCCAAAAGCCTGAATGCGTGATCGATTCCATCACGCACACCTACGAACACACCTATGCCAATGTGCATCGCGGCGTGCATTTATTGTCGGCTGAAACGTCAGAGGCGTATGAAGCGGTCCGGGAAAAGACCCGCGCCTTCATCAATGCTGCCCGTGAAGAAGAAATCATTTTCACCAGCGGGACAACGGCTGCCATCAACATGGTCGCCCAGACATGGGGCCGGGCCAATCTGGGTGAAGGCGATGAAATCCTGATCACGGAAATGGAACACCATTCCAATATCGTGCCATGGCAAATTTTATGCGAAGAAAAAGGCTGCATCCTTCGGGTCATCCCCATTGATGATGACGGCAATCTTGTTTTTGAAAAAATAGAATCCCTGCTGGGCCCACGCACCAAACTGGTTTCCATAACCCAGGTATCCAACGCGCTGGGAACGGTTCTGCCCATCAAGGCCATCACCGAAATGGCGCACCATGCAGGGGCGCTGGTTCTGATTGATGGTGCCCAAGGGGTTCCCCATACCCGGGTGGATATCATCGATCTTGATTGCGATTTCTATGCCTTTTCCGGGCACAAATTATACGGCCCCACTGGCACCGGTGTTCTGTATGGCAAATACGATCTGCTTCAAGCCATGCCACCGTGGCAGGGCGGCGGCGACATGATCCGGACCGTCTCTTTTGAGCACACGGAATATGCCGATCCACCGTATCGATTTGAAGCAGGCACCCCGAACATTGCAGGCGTCATTGGGTTGGGTGCGGCCATTGATTGGTTTGCCGCATTGGATATGCCCGGCCTTGAAGCCCACGAAGCCGATTTGATGGCCTATGGCACCGAACAGCTTTCTCAATTGAAGGGTCTTAAAATTATCGGCAATGCGCCCCAAAAGGCCGCCGTGATTTCTTTCATGCTGGATTACGCCCACCCCCACGACATCGGCACCATTCTTGATGGCGAAGGGGTTGCCATTCGGACCGGACATCATTGTGCCCAGCCGGTGATGGATCGCTTGAAAATTCCGGCCACGGCACGGGCGTCCTTTGGGGTTTATACCAACCGGGCCGATATAGATGCGCTGGTTGGGGCAATCGACAAAGTCAGGGAGTTGTTTGGCTGA
- a CDS encoding dienelactone hydrolase family protein, whose translation MGEWIDITASDGFTCSAWMAMPKTTPKGGLVIAQEMYGVNSYLQAVTEMYADHGYCAIAPRLYDRADPGRLVIEYDDEGNRRAKELYRNYDWSKALMDLEAARDAVSHTGKVGIIGFCFGGSLAWMAAGDSEFACAVSYYGGEINRYLDLEAKCPIEIHVGALDTALSPEKIAIFRARHPEIPFHIYPGAVHGFDNEKRGPRHHPEATKAARKIALAFLDDHIPA comes from the coding sequence ATGGGAGAATGGATCGACATCACGGCAAGTGACGGCTTCACATGTTCTGCATGGATGGCCATGCCCAAAACCACGCCCAAAGGCGGGCTGGTGATTGCTCAGGAAATGTATGGGGTTAATTCCTATCTACAAGCCGTAACAGAAATGTATGCCGATCATGGCTATTGCGCCATTGCCCCGCGCCTGTATGACCGCGCGGACCCGGGTAGATTGGTCATCGAATATGATGATGAAGGTAACCGCCGGGCCAAGGAACTCTATCGAAATTATGATTGGTCAAAGGCATTGATGGATTTAGAGGCCGCCCGCGATGCGGTCTCACACACCGGCAAGGTTGGGATCATTGGCTTTTGCTTTGGCGGATCACTGGCATGGATGGCAGCGGGTGATAGTGAATTCGCCTGTGCGGTTTCCTATTACGGGGGTGAAATTAACCGCTACCTTGATTTGGAAGCCAAATGCCCCATTGAAATTCATGTCGGCGCACTGGATACCGCGCTTAGCCCCGAAAAAATTGCCATTTTCAGGGCCAGACATCCAGAAATCCCCTTCCATATTTATCCCGGTGCCGTGCACGGCTTTGACAATGAAAAACGCGGTCCCCGCCATCACCCTGAGGCCACCAAAGCCGCCCGCAAAATCGCTTTGGCCTTTCTGGATGATCATATCCCGGCATAG
- the dusA gene encoding tRNA dihydrouridine(20/20a) synthase DusA, which produces MGTINHRLSVAPMMDWTDRHERFFLRRITARTLLYTEMITTAAIIHGDQEKLLGFDASEHPLALQVGGSDGEELATCAKLAADLGYDEINLNVGCPSDRVQSGRFGACLMAEPALVAECVSAMMSGGIPVTVKCRIGIDDRDSYDDLLDFITTVQKGGITSFTVHARKAVLSGLSPKENRDIPPLRPEDVYRLKAELPDLEIVINGGILDLDAVRHHLDHVDGVMIGRAAYHNPWMLARADAQIFGDPPTGLTRNAIIADMVDYADDHISAGGRLMDITRHMLGLFQGVPGARAWRRMLTEKARLDNARPELLMHAAAAIPEEIRLQAH; this is translated from the coding sequence ATGGGCACCATCAACCACCGTCTTTCCGTTGCCCCAATGATGGATTGGACCGATCGACATGAGCGTTTTTTCCTGCGCCGAATAACCGCCCGCACCTTGCTGTATACAGAAATGATCACCACGGCGGCGATTATCCACGGGGATCAGGAAAAGCTTTTGGGCTTTGATGCCAGCGAACATCCCTTGGCGCTCCAGGTCGGGGGATCGGATGGAGAAGAATTGGCGACCTGCGCAAAGCTGGCGGCGGACCTTGGCTATGATGAGATCAATCTGAATGTTGGCTGTCCATCTGACCGTGTGCAATCAGGGCGGTTCGGCGCATGTTTGATGGCAGAACCCGCTCTGGTGGCAGAATGCGTTTCAGCCATGATGTCAGGCGGCATTCCCGTGACGGTGAAATGCCGGATCGGCATTGATGACCGGGATTCTTATGATGACCTTCTGGATTTTATTACTACTGTGCAAAAGGGGGGCATCACATCCTTTACGGTGCATGCCCGAAAAGCGGTTCTTTCAGGGCTCAGCCCAAAGGAAAACAGGGACATTCCACCCCTTCGCCCCGAAGATGTCTATCGTTTGAAAGCAGAATTGCCCGACCTTGAAATCGTCATCAATGGGGGCATTTTAGACCTTGATGCGGTCCGCCATCACCTGGATCATGTTGATGGGGTTATGATTGGCAGGGCCGCCTATCACAACCCGTGGATGCTGGCGCGCGCCGATGCGCAAATATTCGGTGATCCCCCAACCGGTCTTACCCGGAATGCGATCATTGCCGACATGGTTGATTATGCCGATGACCATATCAGCGCAGGCGGGCGGCTTATGGATATCACCCGTCATATGCTAGGGTTGTTCCAAGGGGTTCCAGGTGCAAGGGCGTGGCGCAGGATGCTGACGGAAAAAGCCCGGCTCGACAATGCCCGCCCGGAATTATTGATGCACGCAGCAGCGGCAATCCCTGAAGAAATACGCTTGCAGGCCCATTAA
- the sufD gene encoding Fe-S cluster assembly protein SufD, with protein sequence MTTPIQINANESKTVAAHIAAGLDDLVGAPTLRSDSLARFSASGLPNRRVEAWKYTQLNTLAKTPFHPVIHAPKAKTIPAFDKSFLPDDIAALLVFVDGHLREDLCDLSNMAVSGLALTTLGAALNTDSQKLESHISAGAGIADSLMDLNAAFMTDGAVITLGDGIIVEKPIVIVSHASTPGAAVHMRNVITLGHGAQASIIEINGPAIGESFTNTVSDITLGKNASLIHGRIQNEAALAIHLNRAKVALEERAEYSSFAFASGAALSRQETDVAFNGSGGTARLYGITLGRDGQHIDHTTRVHHGQPDCATEELFKSVLDDHAHGVFQGRIHVAPYAIGTDARQKTQTLLLSGRAVADAKPELEILADDVQCAHGATVGDLDRDALFYMAARGIPPKQARDLLIAGFIEDAIDRFGAINANAATLSTLLRRHFQHWRDTLGDKDNG encoded by the coding sequence ATGACAACGCCCATCCAAATCAATGCCAATGAATCAAAAACGGTCGCAGCCCATATCGCGGCCGGTCTTGATGATCTGGTTGGTGCCCCCACATTGCGCAGCGATTCCCTGGCACGCTTTTCGGCATCGGGCCTGCCCAACCGGCGGGTAGAGGCATGGAAATACACCCAGCTGAACACTTTGGCCAAAACCCCATTTCATCCTGTCATCCATGCGCCAAAGGCCAAAACGATACCGGCATTTGATAAATCCTTCCTGCCAGACGACATCGCGGCCCTGTTGGTCTTTGTCGATGGGCATCTTCGCGAAGATCTTTGTGATCTTTCCAATATGGCTGTTTCAGGACTTGCCCTCACCACCCTTGGGGCTGCGCTGAATACTGACTCTCAAAAACTGGAAAGCCACATCAGTGCGGGTGCTGGCATTGCCGATTCCCTGATGGACCTGAATGCCGCCTTCATGACCGATGGCGCCGTCATCACGCTCGGCGATGGCATTATTGTCGAAAAGCCCATTGTTATTGTTTCCCATGCATCAACGCCCGGGGCTGCCGTGCATATGCGCAATGTCATTACCTTGGGCCATGGGGCACAGGCATCCATCATTGAAATCAATGGCCCCGCAATTGGTGAGAGTTTCACCAACACCGTCAGTGATATCACCCTTGGTAAAAATGCCAGCCTGATCCACGGGCGCATCCAGAACGAAGCCGCCCTTGCCATCCATCTGAACCGGGCAAAGGTTGCGCTGGAAGAACGCGCAGAATATTCAAGTTTTGCCTTTGCATCCGGTGCTGCCCTGTCGCGACAGGAAACCGATGTTGCCTTTAATGGCTCCGGGGGCACCGCGCGGCTTTATGGCATCACGCTGGGGCGCGATGGCCAACACATCGATCACACAACGCGGGTTCACCACGGCCAACCTGATTGCGCGACAGAAGAACTGTTCAAATCCGTGCTGGACGATCACGCCCATGGCGTTTTCCAGGGTCGCATCCATGTGGCACCCTACGCCATTGGCACCGATGCTCGGCAAAAAACCCAAACCCTTTTGCTGTCTGGCCGCGCCGTTGCCGATGCCAAGCCCGAACTGGAAATTCTGGCCGATGATGTTCAATGTGCCCATGGTGCCACCGTTGGTGATCTTGATCGTGACGCCCTGTTTTATATGGCCGCCCGGGGCATTCCCCCCAAACAAGCCCGCGACCTTTTGATCGCCGGGTTTATCGAGGATGCCATAGATCGTTTTGGTGCCATTAATGCCAATGCAGCGACCCTTTCAACCCTTTTACGACGCCATTTCCAACATTGGCGCGACACATTGGGGGACAAAGACAATGGCTAA
- a CDS encoding SUF system NifU family Fe-S cluster assembly protein: MMTDMRDLYQEVILDHSKSPRNFGHIDPSNRESKGHNPLCGDRFTIYALVEDDRIKDVSFEGNGCAISTASASMMTEMLKGLTIKEAQNVFERFHNAMTGNDEGDALDDGLEKLQVLAGVRDYPMRVKCATLAWHTLKAALENASDTVVTE, from the coding sequence CTGATGACAGATATGCGTGACCTTTATCAGGAAGTGATCCTGGATCATTCCAAAAGCCCCCGGAACTTTGGCCACATTGATCCGTCCAACCGGGAATCCAAGGGCCACAATCCGCTCTGTGGGGATCGCTTTACCATTTATGCATTGGTCGAAGATGACCGCATCAAGGACGTCAGCTTTGAAGGCAATGGCTGCGCCATTTCCACGGCGTCGGCCTCCATGATGACAGAAATGTTGAAAGGCCTGACCATCAAAGAGGCCCAGAACGTTTTCGAACGGTTTCACAATGCCATGACCGGCAATGATGAAGGCGATGCATTAGATGATGGATTGGAAAAATTACAGGTGCTGGCCGGTGTTCGCGATTATCCCATGCGGGTTAAATGCGCAACGCTTGCCTGGCACACCCTGAAAGCCGCCCTAGAAAATGCCAGCGACACGGTCGTTACGGAGTAG
- a CDS encoding NAD(P)/FAD-dependent oxidoreductase, with translation MLRRSIFSYFQVLGCANIVIFWLGSRLTIKIDRPSLPPYTQCGKILCPRRRKIAENVDLIVIGAGVVGLAVAREMAMAGREVIVLEAEDAIGLGTSSRNSEVIHAGIYYPKDSLKAKFCVEGRKLLYPYCESRGVDFRRCGKLIVASDESQIDGMAEIQAKALANGVDDIQWLDGDAAKALEPDLNCVGALYSPSTGIIDSHGLMLAYQGDAEDNGAMIAFKSPLVAGRVTDGGIALSIGGEQPTTLLAKSVVNSAGLFAQVVASAINGLDPSTIPPRHFAKGNYFFCSERSPFSHLIYPAPEAAGLGVHLTLDLGGQAKFGPDVEWVDDINYDVDPKRCEGFYEAVRRYWPGLPDDSLQPAYSGIRPKIQAPGEPAMDFMVQGPNEHGVPGLVNLYGIESPGLTGSLAIAGAVRSALEA, from the coding sequence ATGTTACGAAGGTCCATTTTTTCTTACTTTCAGGTGTTGGGATGCGCAAACATAGTGATCTTCTGGCTGGGATCAAGGTTAACGATCAAGATTGACCGACCTTCTTTGCCGCCGTATACCCAATGCGGAAAGATTTTGTGCCCAAGGAGACGAAAAATCGCAGAAAACGTAGACTTAATCGTTATTGGCGCGGGTGTCGTGGGATTGGCCGTGGCACGTGAAATGGCCATGGCTGGACGCGAAGTTATCGTCCTTGAGGCAGAAGACGCTATTGGTTTGGGCACATCTTCGCGAAATTCCGAAGTTATCCATGCGGGCATCTATTATCCCAAAGACAGTTTGAAGGCGAAATTTTGTGTTGAAGGGCGCAAATTGCTCTACCCATATTGCGAATCCCGGGGGGTTGATTTCAGGCGATGCGGTAAATTGATCGTCGCCAGTGATGAAAGCCAAATTGATGGCATGGCCGAAATTCAGGCCAAGGCGCTTGCCAATGGTGTTGATGACATTCAATGGCTCGATGGAGATGCAGCCAAGGCATTAGAGCCTGACCTGAATTGCGTTGGGGCATTGTATTCCCCATCGACCGGGATCATCGATAGCCATGGATTGATGCTCGCCTATCAAGGGGACGCCGAAGATAATGGTGCCATGATCGCGTTCAAAAGCCCGCTTGTTGCCGGGCGCGTAACCGATGGGGGCATCGCGCTAAGCATCGGGGGGGAACAGCCCACAACCCTGCTCGCCAAAAGCGTCGTTAATTCGGCGGGTCTGTTTGCACAAGTGGTTGCGAGTGCGATTAATGGGCTTGACCCCAGCACCATCCCGCCCCGGCATTTTGCCAAGGGAAATTATTTTTTCTGTTCGGAACGCAGCCCGTTTAGCCATTTGATTTATCCCGCCCCCGAAGCGGCGGGCCTTGGGGTGCATTTGACCCTTGATCTTGGTGGTCAGGCAAAATTCGGTCCCGATGTCGAATGGGTTGATGACATCAATTACGATGTGGACCCAAAACGGTGCGAAGGATTTTACGAAGCCGTGCGCCGCTATTGGCCGGGGCTTCCCGATGACAGTTTGCAGCCGGCCTATTCTGGCATCCGTCCAAAAATTCAGGCCCCCGGTGAACCTGCAATGGATTTTATGGTTCAAGGCCCCAATGAGCATGGCGTGCCCGGATTGGTAAATCTGTATGGCATTGAATCACCGGGCCTGACCGGATCACTGGCCATTGCCGGTGCGGTTCGCAGCGCCTTAGAGGCCTAA
- a CDS encoding DUF59 domain-containing protein — MNPQAITEEAPIGTAHTGNQTLQQPIRDMLCTICDPEIPVNIYELGLIYSVDINDEGDVKLIMTLTTPNCPVAESMPGEVENKVSTVPGVRNVDLELVWEPTWTPERMSEAAKLELGFI; from the coding sequence ATGAACCCACAGGCCATCACAGAAGAAGCGCCGATTGGCACGGCACACACGGGGAACCAGACCCTGCAGCAACCCATAAGGGACATGCTGTGCACCATCTGTGATCCGGAAATACCCGTTAATATTTATGAATTGGGCCTGATCTACAGTGTTGATATCAACGACGAAGGCGATGTCAAATTGATCATGACCCTGACCACACCCAATTGCCCGGTGGCCGAATCCATGCCGGGCGAAGTTGAAAACAAGGTCTCCACCGTCCCCGGCGTGCGCAATGTTGATCTGGAACTGGTCTGGGAACCAACCTGGACGCCAGAACGCATGTCAGAAGCAGCAAAACTTGAATTGGGGTTTATCTGA